A region of the Bacillus sp. NP247 genome:
AATGTCTTTGTCATTTCTGGTAATGCGATATTTACAATGTTTGAATCTAAAATTGCCATAAAAAAACCTGCGATTAAAGCTAGTAATGCAAATATATTTCGCATTTTCCCCATCCCTATTCGTTTTCTTTATTTAAGATCCCATTCATAAATAAATTTACACAAGTCTCTATATACTCTTCTATCTGAATTTCTTCTTCCGCTATACTAACATTCATAATGTATAAAAACAGTTGTCCGTAAAACATATTCGCTATTAAATGGTAGTTACATGAGGAAATATGCCCCTTCTCTCCAAGTTGCTTTAAATAAGTTTCTAAATGATCCACCAAATGTGAATTCAACTCATCCAGTAATGTTTTCATTTCACTATTTTGTCTTGATTCTATTAACGCAGCCCAAATATAATTTAGCTTCGGCAAATTGATTTGAATATATGTTTCTGCTACTTTCGTAAGGTCCTTATGTAAATTACCAGTAAATTGCTCTTCTATTTCCTCTAACAAGGCCACTGGTGTCGTACGTAAAATAATACTCTCTCTAAATAGGTTTTCCTTATTTTTAAAGTTACGGAATATTGTTAATTCGCTAACCCCTGCTTTTTCCGCCACTTCACGAATTGTTGCCGCTGTATACCCCTTTTCACCGAATAATAAAGTAGCAGCTTCCATAACTTTTTCTCTTGCTGTTAATTTCCCCATCTTTATTCCTCCATTCAACATGTAAGTAAGTGATTACTAACATATTATCATAAAAGAAAAATGAAAGTAACTACTTACTTTCATTTTTCTGAAATTTCATTATCTATTCAACAACTGAAATTAAAACTTTCTCAAGCTCTTTTTTAGATAGCATACTATCGTTTATATAGACTTGGTATGCATTTCTTCCTTCCTTTGCTGGTACCACTATTTTCATAGCCCGTACATTCGACTCTTTATACTCACCAAATGTAATATCGTATCCTTTTAGTTTATATGTTTTAATGTCTTTATAAAAATTTGGTCCTTTTTCAGTTGCTTTATCAAACGGTTCTTCAATAAAATAATCTTTTTTATCATCTTGATGTATTTCTAATTGATGAATTGTAAATCCTAATTCCGCGTTTGATGTAGATGGCTTTTTTTTCACATTACGATCTTCATATCTCATTGTAATTAGAGGGATTGGTTTTCCCACTGTTGCATTCGCCTTTGCTTCTTCAAATACTACTTGATACCCAGAAGGAATATATGTGGGATGCTTTATTAGAAAACCAGCTATTTGTTCAGCGTGTTCAAATGTATATGTAAAATGTTGATCTAATCTTTCTTCATATTTGTTTAGCTCTTCCATTACCTCACTATCTCTTTTTTCTTCATCAGCATTTAGACGATCTGTAGCTGTATATTTTCTTTCTCCGTTCTCTACGACACTAACTTTTTTATAAAAATGATATGTTTCTTGTAATAACTCTACATATTTTTCAAAGTCCTCTTTTGCAAATAATTTTTTAGCAACTTCTACCCTCTCCATCAATCCTGTATAGCCGTCTTCTGACATTCCCATATCTTTTCTCGCTTCTTCTGGTGTACCTATAATTTTATCGATTATTGTTGTACCCGCAAAAGTACCGGTTGGAATAAGAACAGCCGCAGCTATAAAGCCAAGTAATAACTTTTTTTTCATAGAAGTTTTCCCTTTGTTTTTCATTTGTTGGTATTTATGAAAAGAGGTTTGTACTTTATTTTCTAGATTAGTATTTGGTTCGATTGATTCCGCTTTTCTTTTCAATTCATTCGTTATATATTTTTCAAAATCCATTTACTTCTCCCTCCCTTATTTCTGGCATATGTTCCATTTCTGTTCTTAATTGTTTTAACGCTGTATGTAATCGAGATTTCACTGTGCCAACAGGGATTTGAAGAAGCATTGCAATTTCGTCCAGGCTATATTCATGGAAGTAACGCATAATAACGACTTCACGATGCTTATACGATAATTTTTGTACAACTTCTACTAGTTCATTACGTGTTTCTTTATGTAAAATGCCCTCATCCATTATATATGACCGGTCTTGCTCATACATTTTCTTCTTTTCAAAGATTCGAAATCGCCGCCACGATTTACGACGCCAATCTTGCACTTGTTTTACAACGATACCATGTAACCAAAAACGAAATGAACGGTTCATATCATAATTCGTTACTGACTTCCACATTTTGATGTATACCTCATTAACTATATCGTCTACATCTTGGTGTTGATTCCCTAATAAAAATAATACTGTTCTATAAATATCTTTACTTGTTAATTCATAAATAACTTGAAAGGCTTCTTGGTCCCCTGACTCCATTTTATACAGCCATTCTTTTAATTCTACTTCATCCAAAATTACGTTCCCCTCTCATGATCCTTCACACAATATTCGTCCGTTTCTCACAAAAAGTTCATTTTACATAAAAATTTATTTATTACAATAAAAATATAATATATATTTTACAGAAAGGAGGATTCGTATAATGAACAAAGAAGACAAAATTTATGCTGAAAATGTATTAAAACATCTCTTCATAGGAGCACAAGTTGATGGATTGCAATTTGGTATTTCTCCAGCAACTATAAAGATTCATTTTACAGATTTTGAAGCCACCGTTGATTATGACGGGCAATTATATGTCAACATTGAATCGAAATGGTTTTTATTTAATACTCCACCTGAAAAATATCCATCTAATGAGGAGGAATTTGACGATTATACTGAGGAGGAAGAATATAAGAGAATTTTTGAAGTAAGAAGACAAAAAGTTACAGACATACAACTTGCTAATGAATCTCCGCATTTATTTATAACATTTGAGAACGGACAAATCATGTTTGTAAATGGTTTTCATGATCACTATGAATGCTGGCAAGCTGGGGTCCAATGTGAGGATTGGCTTGTAGTTGCTGCACCTGGAAATGAAATCTCTATTTGGACTCCCGATGAATTTACTAATAAATAAGCTGTCAGAAATCACAATAGAAAAAGTATATCTTGCACCAGGGGCAACAGATTTACGTAAATCAATTGATGGACTAGCGACTGTTGTAAAAGAAGAATTTGAAATTTAAAATCACCTCGTTTTAACAGGAAAAAGTGGCATTTTTACTATTTCTAACGTTCGCTAATGCTTATTGCGTGATTTGGTTCCAATGCTACTACACAAACCCCCATACCCACCCTTAACTTGATGGGCATGTATAGTGCCCCCTATTAGCATCAACGAGAAGGAATAGACCTTGTAAAAAAACATTTATAATTCCATTGATACGCAGAAAAATAAAAAGAGAATAATTCATAAATTCCCTATGAATCATTCTCTTTTT
Encoded here:
- a CDS encoding TetR/AcrR family transcriptional regulator, which codes for MGKLTAREKVMEAATLLFGEKGYTAATIREVAEKAGVSELTIFRNFKNKENLFRESIILRTTPVALLEEIEEQFTGNLHKDLTKVAETYIQINLPKLNYIWAALIESRQNSEMKTLLDELNSHLVDHLETYLKQLGEKGHISSCNYHLIANMFYGQLFLYIMNVSIAEEEIQIEEYIETCVNLFMNGILNKENE
- a CDS encoding sigma-70 family RNA polymerase sigma factor, producing MDEVELKEWLYKMESGDQEAFQVIYELTSKDIYRTVLFLLGNQHQDVDDIVNEVYIKMWKSVTNYDMNRSFRFWLHGIVVKQVQDWRRKSWRRFRIFEKKKMYEQDRSYIMDEGILHKETRNELVEVVQKLSYKHREVVIMRYFHEYSLDEIAMLLQIPVGTVKSRLHTALKQLRTEMEHMPEIREGEVNGF
- the tnpB gene encoding IS66 family insertion sequence element accessory protein TnpB, with the protein product MNLLINKLSEITIEKVYLAPGATDLRKSIDGLATVVKEEFEI